A single genomic interval of Anopheles marshallii chromosome 2, idAnoMarsDA_429_01, whole genome shotgun sequence harbors:
- the LOC128707791 gene encoding mediator of RNA polymerase II transcription subunit 28 yields MASSSNVSGNLVDELEEAFQSCIHALTKEESATGIDKDEIKVEVDQTTLKFIDLARQMEAFFLQKRFLLSALKPDLLLKEENFDLKQEIGRKDELIRKHYEKIESWKQLLSDQQNFNKPIQSMPPDMRGNLAGGAPGAPAGLMASGGMNLPMQVSKTMQNQHQQQMQQMQVQQQQMQQQMQQSMPMGATNAQLFQQGGMPRGVGQSGSGAGFPQGAGPNLQGPLAYLEKTASNIDLVGLGDGRR; encoded by the exons ATGGCATCCTCGTCGAACGTAAGCGGTAATTTAGTGGATGAACTTGAGGAAGCGTTTCAG TCATGCATACATGCCCTGACAAAGGAGGAATCGGCTACCGGAATCGATAAGGACGAAATTAAGGTGGAGGTTGATCAAACGACACTAAAGTTCATCGATCTAGCCCGGCAGATGGAAGCGTTTTTTCTGCAGAAACGTTTTCTGCTGTCCGCACTCAAGCCGGATCTGCTGCTGAAGGAGGAAAACTTTGATCTGAAGCAAGAAATAGGCCGCAAAGATGAACTGATACGTAAGCATTATGAAAAGATCGAGTCTTGGAAACAGTTGCTCTCGGATCAACAGAACTTCAACAAACCGATTCAATCGATGCCTCCGGATATGCGTGGCAACCTTGCGGGTGGAGCACCGGGCGCTCCGGCCGGACTAATGGCTAGCGGTGGCATGAATCTGCCAATGCAGGTGAGCAAAACA ATGCAAaatcagcaccagcagcagatgcAACAAATGCAagtacagcagcaacagatgcAACAGCAAATGCAGCAATCCATGCCAATGGGAGCAACAAATGCTCAGCTCTTTCAGCAAGGTGGTATGCCTCGCGGTGTGGGACAATCGGGTTCGGGTGCTGGATTTCCGCAGGGTGCCGGCCCAAACCTGCAGGGACCGTTAGCATATTTGGAGAAAACGGCCAGCAATATAG aTCTAGTGGGCCTTGGAGATGGTCGAAGGTGA
- the LOC128707034 gene encoding THO complex subunit 7 homolog: MSDEEVIKRRLQIDGDGTGDDRRLNDLLKTFIKWCNSNDASDNSQPIYDRLLAQLAQCEFDMKKSDFYADVMQQELKNYATISDTIESGIETAKAQIVQSKQNLVLAKKIRKNRMEYDMLAKTINQQPDRKNTVQELESLKQNLDQLKESRADLQRKLETKKKDFSVLMRSIAELQNKLDPMMAVTGASACDEEAMDIAPALVADEKMSCDDPLALEEDDDAASSDNDEVILSSPEKLT; encoded by the exons ATGTCGGACG AGGAGGTCATCAAACGCCGGCTACAAATCGATGGCGACGGAACCGGCGACGATAGACGCTTGAACGATTTGTTGAAAACGTTCATTAAATGGTGCAACTCAAACGATGCTTCGGATAACAG CCAACCGATCTACGATCGCTTACTAGCTCAACTTGCACAGTGCGAGTTTGATATGAAAAAGTCCGACTTTTACGCGGACGTTATGCAGCAAGAGCTGAAAAACTATGCCACCATCTCGGACACGATAGAGTCGGGAATTGAAACGGCAAAGGCACAGATCgtgcaaagcaaacagaaccTGGTGCTGGCGAAGAAGATTCGCAAGAATCGGATGGAGTACGATATGCTGGCGAAAACGATAAACCAGCAGCCGGATCGCAAAAATACTGTCCAGGAGCTGGAATCATTGAAACAGAATCTGGACCAGCTGAAGGAGAGTAGGGCCGATCTGCAACGGAAGCTGGAAACGAAGAAGAAGGATTTTAGTGTGCTGATGCGATCGATCGCGGAGCTGCAGAACAAGCTGGATCCGATGATGGCGGTAACTGGTGCGAGTGCATGTGATGAGGAAGCGATGGACATAGCTCCAGCACTGGTAGCCGACGAGAAGATGTCATGTGACGATCCGCTGGCGCTCGAGGAGGATGACGATGCTGCCAGTTCAGATAATGATGAAGTAATACTTTCCTCACCGGAGAAACTTACCTAA